Genomic DNA from Fimbriimonas ginsengisoli Gsoil 348:
CGACCGTCGTCGGCCGGGTGGGGTCCAGCGATTTCGCGTATGCCTGCATGGTGCTGGTCACCCGGGCCCCCTTATCGTTGCCCTCGATCGACCACTCCTCGTTGCCGATCGACCAGATAACGACCGATGGATGGTTTCGGTCTCGCGTAATCATACGCCCGAGGCTTTCGAGTTGCTGAGGGTTGATTCCCGTCTCGCGATTCTCGTCCATTACGAGGATGCCAAGCCGGTCGCACGCGTCGAGGAGTGCGGGATTGGGGGCATTATGGCTCGTTCGCAGAGCGTTGACCCCCATCTTCTTTAGTTGCTTCAAGCGCCACTCTTCCAAAGCGTCGGGCACCGCGACGCCCACGCCCGCGTGGTCCTGGTGGTCGCAGACCCCCTTGAGCTGGACACGTTTGCCGTTAAGAATGAACCCTTTGCTCGCATCCCACCGAATGGTGCGGACGCCGAAAGGCGTTTCGTACCGGTCGACTTCCCGCTTGTCCTGACGCACCGTCGTAACAAGCCGGTAGAGCGTGGGAGTCTCGACCGACCAGAGTCGGACGTGTCCAAGTCGGAGCGTGGACGGGGTCTCGACCCGGCCTCCCGGCCCAATAGATATCGTCTTAGACGCCCAGGTAGCCACCGGCCGTCCCTCAGGGTCCGTGATCGTCTGGCCGATCTCAAAGCGAGCGGGGGCGTCCGCATCGTTCTGGACGGTTGTGCGAACGTCGACGCTCGAACCTCGACCACCTACCGAGGTCGTTACAAAGGTGCCCGACCGCGCAACATGGACCGGTGCCGTTTTCGTGAGCCAAACGTGGCGATAGATGCCGGCGCCCTCGTAGAACCACCCCTCCTCCAGGCTGGCGTCCACCCGCACCGCGACCGTGTTTCGACCACCGTAATTCAGGTAGTCGGACACGTCATAGCCGAACGAGGTGTAGCCGCTGGTTGCGCGACCAAGGTAGAAACCGTTAACCCAGACCTGCGAGTCACGGAAGACGCCGTCGAAGTCCAACGCAATCCGGCGCCCCCGGTCGGCCGCGGGAACGTCGAAGGTTTTGCGGTACCAGCCGACGCTGTTCTCGGGAAAGTTCTTCCCAATCGCCTTCGAGCCGTGGCTGTTGCTACCGAGCGAGTCGAAGGGGAGCTCCACCGCCCAATCGTGGGGTAGGTCGAGGCTCCGCCACTTGGAATCATCGAACCGGTCGCGGGCCGCGCCCTGCGCGGTGCCCGCCTTGGCAAAGTAGCTGAAGACGGTACCCGGCGGCGCGGGATCGAAGTCCTTGGAGGGATCGGTCGCGTGACCCAGAGCGAACCGCCAACCCTTGTCCATGAGGAGGCGCTCGCGAGGTGGCGTGGTCGCTTGCCAAGAGATTGTATGAGGGGCGAGAAGGCACAAGGCCAAGTGAGCTAGTGTAATCAAGGTTTCACGACCGAAGCCGCCGACTGGCTGACGCCCGCCTTTCTTTGCAACGTCGTTCAGGGAGAGCTGACGATGCTCTACCCAGATGTTATGCCTGCCCCACGGTTCAGCATAGATATTAATTGAATCATCGTAGATTCAATCCGTGAATCTACGATGATTCACCGCCGGACCGAGTGTGCTTACATTGCCCGACTTCTTCATCGGCGCCCACGCCGCCGTAGCCAGTTACCGCCTCATTACCCGCGATGACGCAAGATATCGCACCTATTTCCCAAAGCTCGACATTTTGGCCCCGGGAGAAACCGACACTCCAAACACTGCTTGAATCTCATCTAGAACAATCCCTTTAAGGCGTGCTCATGATTCCCGGATCGATCCGTTTTAGTATCTGGTCGATGAGGGGCGAAAGGCGGGTGGGGGTGGCTCGAACCTTCTCGCTGGACAACACGACAATGCCGATATGACGTTCTGGGCAGAACAGGCACATGCTATGGAAGCCGGGGAGGTATCCGTCTTGGAAGATCATCCGCTGCCCTTCACCGGTCAAGATTTGCCAGTTCAGCCCTACATAGAAGTTGCTCGAACCCCAATCGGTGTTTCCCGTCCGCCGATGAGCCAGTCTGACGGCATCGTCGGTCTCGGCGATGTTCCATGCGAGGTATTTGAGCATGTCCGAAGTGCTCGATTTCAGCGATCCGGCGGCGGGCAATCGAGTCGACGAGGCCGGAAGAAAGGTTCCGCTGAAGCTGGCTGCGCGAGGTATTTCTGCTATTTCGCGAGGACTTAGCGCGACCTTCGTATCTCGCATTCCCAAGGGCCCGGCGATCTTCTCCTTGATCAGAGCGTCGTACGACTTGCCGTACACCTTCTCCAAGAGCAGGCCGAGCAATTGGGCCGCGACGTTGGAATAGCTGAATTTCACTCCCGGCGTTCTCGTAAGGCTTGCCACATGGAGGTCGCGAAGGAATTCTTCCGCCGTATAGGCTCGCATCCGCGCATTGTCCTGACCGGCGATCCTCGCATAGTCCGGCTCCGGCTTGTCTGGTCTAGGAGGAAAATCACGGGGCAGACCGGAAGTGTGGTTCAGCAATTGCCAAAGCCGTATCGGCTCCCCTTGGAATTCAAGATTTGGATAGTCGCCATCCAGGTGCTTTCGAACATCGTCATCGAGGGAGACTTTGCCTTCCCTAACCGCCTTGGCGAGCAAGATCCCGGTAAAGGTCTTCGTAATCGATCCGATGAAATAGCGGGTATGCATGCTCGGCGAGCGGCGGGCGCCGGGCTCGGTTACCCCGAAATTGTAGGTAAAGGACCGCCCATCTTTGAAGACTCCGATCGACATCGCCAGGGTTTGGTCCGCGTTCATGAACGGCTCGGCCGCTTTGTGAACCGCAGTTCCAACCAAATCTGCAAGCTTGTCGGCCGGTGGGGCCGCCATCAAAGGGAGAAGGCTCAGTAGTAAGTAACCCATCGAAGTCACATCCGGTGCGAGCTTCAATCGTATCGCTCGCTTAACCGGCGAGGCTAGGACGATCTTGCGCTCGCACGTACTGGCCCGCCGTCAGACCGAGCCGGCGGCGGAAATGGCGATTCAGATGGGTTTGGTCGCAGAATCCGCACTCGGCGGCGGCCTGGCCAATGGGCAGCCCCGCTCTCAACAATTCTTTCGCCTTGCCGATTCGCAGCCCGGCGAGATATTCCGCCGGCGAAATTCCAACCTCCGCCTGAAACGTGCGAAGCATCGCAAATGTGCTCAAGCCGACTCGCTTGCCGAGTTCGCTTAGCGTGACTCGCTCCGTAAAGTGTGCCGCCAGGTAGGTCTTCGAAGCTGCGACGAGTGGGCGCTTCCAACGGTTGGGGTGGATCTCGTCATCCTCGTGCCACGGATACCCTTTGAAGGTGTCCCACTGACGGCGTGTCTGCGCCACGAGGTCGATCCCCTCGACGGTATCCAGCATCGGCCAATCTTGCGGTGAGACCCGGAGGCGCGCAGTGGGGCGAATCGGGTGCTTGGAAAAAAATGGTTTCTCCCAAACATCCGACGGGAACTCCTTAGCATCGTAAAAGTAGACCGTGCCCGGCCTCCACGGCGCGTGTGAAACGGCCCGATAATCAAGCCCAAAGTAGAACTTGGTAGGCAGAGCTGCGGATCCGAACGGATAGGTAACCGTGCTCCGACTGGCGCAATCCAAGTCCGCCAGCCGCTTGCCGTCGAGAACGGCGTTGAACATCGCGATGACGCCGGAAGGAAAAGCGAGATACCGGGGCTCATTCCAGCCCAGCAGATTTTGGCTCAGTCGAATCGGCTGGAGCCGGGCGAGTTCCGGCTCATTGGAACCTTGTAGTAGGCTCCCGCCCACAGCGACGGCGTACTCCAGGAAGACCCACTTAGGCAAGTCGCAAAAGACCGCGTCCGGTATGACTTCGCCGTCCTTCGGCTGGACGTACCGCCGAAAGATAGCGTCGCAAATCGAAACCGTAGTCGTATCCCAGGAAATCCGGGGTGCGGTAAAGAGCTGACCGTGATCCAACTCGTGGTCCACCTCACCAGGAAAGACCATTCGAGGCCTCGCCAACACCTGAGCATTTGTCGATTGACGCCTTACCAACGGTAAATGATACGGGCACGCAAGACATCGTCGTTACCGCTTCCCGCCTAAAGAGGGTTCGATAGCTTAACACTGCAGAACTCCTGGGTTGTTGAGCCTCGATGAGGCTCGCCCGGGTAACGGCGTCCCAAATGCAGTCGACTTCTGTGGAGACCAGCGGTCGGGGGCGGCCATAATCGCCTGTGCGACCAGATTCCACCGCGCGAAAGGGGCTATCGGGCCTCCTCGGGTTTCAGCAGCTCGGATTGATTGGCATCATTCTCCTCCTCGGCATCGTGATGAGCCGGTACGCGGGTAGCCATGTCGATGGCCGGACCCATCAGATGGTCAACAACTTCCTGAATCCGGCAACCCTGATTCAGGTCGCGACTGACACCAGCTTCTTCGCAATCATGGCGGTGGGGATGACGATGGTGATCATCTCCGCGGGAATCGATCTCTCGGTCGGGTCGATCTACGCGGTCTCCGGCGTTTTGATGTCGATGATCTTGCGCAACATGACCGGCCTGTCTCCGGCGATGTACGTGTTGACGGGGATCGGTCTCGGTTGCGGCATCGGGCTGCTTTGCGGGTGGATCAACGGGGTGATGGTAAGCCGGCTCGGCGTTCACCCGTTCATCATCACCCTCGGAACAATGTGGGTGTACCGCGGGATCGCGTTCGTGAGAAGCGGAGCGGAAAGCATCCTCGTCCCGCAACCTCTCAACAACTTCGCTAAAGCCAACCTCGGTCTCCGTAGCGACCTGGCTCCCGTGCCGATGGTGGTGATGCTCCTCGTCACCGTGCTCGGCGGCATTTACCTCTTGCGGACGACCTGGGGACGTCGAATCTTCGCGGTCGGCGGAAATATTGAGGCGTCCCGCTACTCGGGACTTCCGATCACAAGGATCCTAACCGGAGTGTACGTATTGTCCGGTTTGGCGGCGGGAATCGCCGGATTTCTGGGAAGCAGCTTCTATGGATCGGCGTCGTCGGGCGACGCGAACGGGTACGAGCTTTACGTTATCGCCAGCGCGGTTGTCGGCGGAGCGAGTCTGAACGGCGGCAAAGGAAGCGCTCTCGGTGCGTTGCTGGGCGCCTTGCTCATCGTCATGATCCGTCAGGCGATTCGAACGCTCCACATGGATCAAAACTACGAATGGATCATCATCGGCGTCGCGA
This window encodes:
- a CDS encoding helix-turn-helix domain-containing protein codes for the protein MDHELDHGQLFTAPRISWDTTTVSICDAIFRRYVQPKDGEVIPDAVFCDLPKWVFLEYAVAVGGSLLQGSNEPELARLQPIRLSQNLLGWNEPRYLAFPSGVIAMFNAVLDGKRLADLDCASRSTVTYPFGSAALPTKFYFGLDYRAVSHAPWRPGTVYFYDAKEFPSDVWEKPFFSKHPIRPTARLRVSPQDWPMLDTVEGIDLVAQTRRQWDTFKGYPWHEDDEIHPNRWKRPLVAASKTYLAAHFTERVTLSELGKRVGLSTFAMLRTFQAEVGISPAEYLAGLRIGKAKELLRAGLPIGQAAAECGFCDQTHLNRHFRRRLGLTAGQYVRAQDRPSLAG
- a CDS encoding ABC transporter permease, with translation MRPDSTARKGLSGLLGFQQLGLIGIILLLGIVMSRYAGSHVDGRTHQMVNNFLNPATLIQVATDTSFFAIMAVGMTMVIISAGIDLSVGSIYAVSGVLMSMILRNMTGLSPAMYVLTGIGLGCGIGLLCGWINGVMVSRLGVHPFIITLGTMWVYRGIAFVRSGAESILVPQPLNNFAKANLGLRSDLAPVPMVVMLLVTVLGGIYLLRTTWGRRIFAVGGNIEASRYSGLPITRILTGVYVLSGLAAGIAGFLGSSFYGSASSGDANGYELYVIASAVVGGASLNGGKGSALGALLGALLIVMIRQAIRTLHMDQNYEWIIIGVAIVVAVVLDRASSTLAQKRMVKARA
- the galA gene encoding beta-galactosidase GalA is translated as MALCLLAPHTISWQATTPPRERLLMDKGWRFALGHATDPSKDFDPAPPGTVFSYFAKAGTAQGAARDRFDDSKWRSLDLPHDWAVELPFDSLGSNSHGSKAIGKNFPENSVGWYRKTFDVPAADRGRRIALDFDGVFRDSQVWVNGFYLGRATSGYTSFGYDVSDYLNYGGRNTVAVRVDASLEEGWFYEGAGIYRHVWLTKTAPVHVARSGTFVTTSVGGRGSSVDVRTTVQNDADAPARFEIGQTITDPEGRPVATWASKTISIGPGGRVETPSTLRLGHVRLWSVETPTLYRLVTTVRQDKREVDRYETPFGVRTIRWDASKGFILNGKRVQLKGVCDHQDHAGVGVAVPDALEEWRLKQLKKMGVNALRTSHNAPNPALLDACDRLGILVMDENRETGINPQQLESLGRMITRDRNHPSVVIWSIGNEEWSIEGNDKGARVTSTMQAYAKSLDPTRPTTVAISGGWGAGSSTTIDVMGFNYFTHGNTDDYHAKFPNRPSVGTEDGATLSTRGVYVSEPPKGWLSAYDVNGPDWASTAHRSVNHYAVRPFVAGQFQWTGFDYRGEPTPFGWPNIASQFGILDLCGFPKDNFYYYRAWWSDAPSLHLFPHWNWPGKEGQPIDVWVHGNVAEVELTLNGTSLGRKPMPRFGHLEWKVPYSPGVLLAKGYSDGKEVLSDRVETTGEAEGLRLGSDQASIKGDGEDLAVVAVSAADAGGRAVSTAGAQVTFEISGPGRIIGVGNGNPSSHEPDQAVGGVWRRVLFNGLAQVIVQSTGGPGEIVLTAKSGGLKPATLRIKAAPTPRRPFVP
- a CDS encoding serine hydrolase domain-containing protein; amino-acid sequence: MKLAPDVTSMGYLLLSLLPLMAAPPADKLADLVGTAVHKAAEPFMNADQTLAMSIGVFKDGRSFTYNFGVTEPGARRSPSMHTRYFIGSITKTFTGILLAKAVREGKVSLDDDVRKHLDGDYPNLEFQGEPIRLWQLLNHTSGLPRDFPPRPDKPEPDYARIAGQDNARMRAYTAEEFLRDLHVASLTRTPGVKFSYSNVAAQLLGLLLEKVYGKSYDALIKEKIAGPLGMRDTKVALSPREIAEIPRAASFSGTFLPASSTRLPAAGSLKSSTSDMLKYLAWNIAETDDAVRLAHRRTGNTDWGSSNFYVGLNWQILTGEGQRMIFQDGYLPGFHSMCLFCPERHIGIVVLSSEKVRATPTRLSPLIDQILKRIDPGIMSTP